The following are from one region of the Blastocatellia bacterium genome:
- a CDS encoding SMP-30/gluconolactonase/LRE family protein: MTLIADTKAKKYLIKSFAILLILFLGFWSSNRETTPKVSANDQPSAVYSFESPQIHPLAITPDGTRLLAVNSPDHRLSVFDITVNSPRLLSEIPVGLEPVSVAARNNNEAWVVNWLSDNVSVVDLSTGNVIRTIAVGDEPTDIIFAGGANEKAFVCVSGTRQIKVFQPNSDQLLQTIEIQGKQPRSLARDSKGENVFVSVFESGNQTTIISAEFVQESGGLPAPNPAMSSSLPPFPQTGIIVKKKGKKKWADETGSTKWTKFVPFTLADNDVFVIDATSDKPSVKTSVTGVGTHIGNSVFDQKSNKLLVINTDSDNVVRFEPKVKGRFIKTQVAVIDVSSKNPAVKNVNLNPHIDLTKEESSAEDKAKSLAMPTDIVQDSSGRFYVASTGSAKVGILDSNGNIQSRVSVGEGPTGLAIDGARSQLYVLNRFDQTISVINTSSQQEKERVAIGYNPEPSFVREGRQFLYGTEFSSHGDISCASCHRNGHNDGLAWDLGDPTGKIDVVRSRSFLGGGSFTFNLHPMKGPMVTQSLRGIVGTEPLHWRGDKEKLKNFDGAFTSLLGGKRKPTEAEMEKFEAFIKTLTFPPNPLQNLDRTYPSPSSGPNPARGERIFVNDRTDRGALTCNFCHTTVPFGTGTNGLIIPGQVLLMSNGRPEPQPMKIPQLRGMYQKTGYLREAGKQLSGYGFAHDGVFDTLFNFLKTVNFTFRNDQERRDVEAYVLALDTGIAPSVGFQVTVNDATKSATATTANIMLLMSQAEKKNVELVVKGIYQTQIRGFFYIGGGMFQTDKNGEAPVSWQTLVQAVTKGNELTFTGVPVGNGRRIGIDHNDNSILDMDE; encoded by the coding sequence ATGACTCTTATTGCTGATACTAAGGCAAAAAAATATTTAATTAAAAGTTTTGCGATTTTATTAATATTATTTTTAGGTTTTTGGTCGTCAAATCGAGAAACTACACCAAAAGTTTCTGCCAATGATCAACCAAGTGCTGTTTATAGTTTTGAAAGCCCACAAATTCATCCATTAGCTATTACCCCTGATGGAACACGTCTTTTAGCCGTCAATAGCCCAGATCATAGACTTAGTGTTTTTGATATTACTGTCAATAGTCCTAGGCTACTTTCTGAAATTCCTGTTGGCCTAGAACCTGTAAGCGTTGCTGCTAGAAATAATAATGAAGCTTGGGTAGTTAATTGGCTGTCTGATAATGTTAGCGTTGTAGATTTATCTACAGGTAATGTTATTAGAACAATTGCTGTAGGAGATGAGCCAACAGATATTATTTTTGCTGGCGGAGCAAATGAAAAAGCTTTTGTTTGTGTTTCTGGAACTAGACAAATAAAAGTTTTCCAACCCAATAGCGATCAACTTTTACAAACTATTGAAATTCAAGGTAAACAACCTCGCTCGCTCGCTCGTGATAGTAAAGGCGAAAATGTTTTTGTTTCTGTTTTTGAATCAGGTAATCAAACCACCATTATTTCAGCAGAGTTTGTTCAAGAATCTGGAGGACTTCCAGCCCCCAATCCAGCTATGTCTTCTAGTTTGCCTCCATTTCCACAAACTGGAATTATTGTTAAGAAAAAAGGTAAAAAGAAATGGGCTGATGAAACAGGTAGCACTAAATGGACAAAATTTGTTCCATTTACTTTAGCTGATAATGATGTTTTTGTTATTGATGCTACTAGCGATAAACCAAGTGTCAAAACTTCTGTAACAGGTGTTGGAACTCATATCGGAAATAGCGTTTTTGACCAAAAATCTAATAAATTACTTGTTATTAATACTGATTCTGATAATGTTGTACGCTTTGAGCCTAAAGTTAAAGGCCGCTTTATAAAAACTCAGGTAGCAGTAATTGATGTTTCTAGTAAAAATCCTGCTGTCAAAAATGTAAATCTCAACCCACACATTGATTTAACAAAAGAAGAAAGCAGCGCAGAAGATAAAGCTAAAAGTTTAGCTATGCCAACTGATATTGTCCAAGATAGTAGTGGGCGATTTTATGTAGCTTCTACAGGTTCGGCTAAAGTCGGAATTTTAGATAGCAATGGAAATATTCAAAGCCGCGTTAGTGTTGGCGAAGGCCCAACAGGACTAGCAATAGATGGGGCACGCAGTCAGCTTTATGTCTTAAACCGATTTGATCAAACAATTAGCGTTATAAATACTTCATCTCAACAAGAAAAAGAACGAGTCGCAATTGGTTATAACCCTGAGCCAAGTTTTGTACGTGAAGGCCGTCAATTCCTTTATGGTACAGAGTTTTCATCACATGGAGATATTTCTTGTGCAAGTTGTCATCGTAATGGTCATAATGATGGACTAGCTTGGGATTTAGGCGATCCTACAGGGAAAATTGATGTTGTAAGAAGTCGCTCATTTTTAGGTGGAGGGTCTTTTACTTTTAATCTACATCCAATGAAAGGGCCGATGGTGACACAATCATTGCGGGGAATTGTTGGGACTGAACCGCTTCATTGGCGTGGAGATAAGGAAAAACTTAAAAACTTTGATGGAGCATTTACATCTTTATTAGGTGGAAAACGTAAGCCAACAGAAGCGGAAATGGAAAAATTTGAGGCCTTTATTAAAACTCTAACTTTTCCTCCTAACCCACTGCAAAATTTAGACCGTACTTATCCTAGTCCATCAAGCGGCCCAAATCCTGCTCGTGGAGAAAGAATTTTTGTTAATGATCGAACTGATCGCGGCGCGTTAACTTGTAATTTCTGCCATACAACTGTTCCATTTGGAACAGGAACAAATGGTTTAATTATTCCTGGTCAAGTGCTGCTTATGTCTAATGGTAGACCTGAACCTCAACCAATGAAAATTCCTCAACTGCGTGGAATGTATCAAAAAACAGGTTATTTAAGAGAAGCTGGTAAACAACTCTCAGGCTATGGTTTTGCTCATGATGGTGTGTTTGATACTTTATTTAATTTTCTTAAAACAGTTAATTTTACCTTTAGAAATGATCAAGAACGCCGAGATGTTGAAGCTTATGTTTTAGCACTAGATACAGGCATTGCTCCTAGCGTTGGATTTCAAGTTACGGTTAATGATGCTACTAAATCTGCTACTGCAACTACAGCAAACATTATGTTGTTAATGTCTCAAGCTGAGAAAAAGAATGTTGAATTAGTTGTAAAAGGGATTTATCAAACTCAAATACGGGGATTCTTTTATATTGGTGGCGGAATGTTCCAAACTGATAAAAATGGTGAAGCACCAGTGTCTTGGCAAACTTTAGTCCAAGCAGTAACTAAAGGTAATGAGCTAACATTTACCGGCGTACCTGTAGGAAATGGACGACGTATTGGGATAGATCACAATGATAATAGTATTTTGGATATGGACGAATAG
- a CDS encoding tetratricopeptide repeat protein, protein MLEKMIRIFQDNQKFLPIIPFFLAICCFINTLGYDFVYDDISTIVRASPVLENWSLANLKLMFSSDMWVFLTSHLSPEEKKTMLYYRPVYVLALKLGYMFAGKTPWKWHLICVLFHSIISVVVYQLINISLQKTKILSDRIQISRFSLIASVVFTIHPAQSESVAWITALVNSLVAIKIFISLLAYLYARDLPIKSKGFIFWLCLSLLFFFLALLVKEVAVIIPVIILFYELLLFKNKLFWNKKLFPVIISGVGFFITTLFYIFLRFLFVSGKNLRLASPDFPEINNLPFYVAIYSFPTVTVNYLKILIYPFNLIPFYPVYYIYQPNLSTFYLPLLFLLIIAFILLFIAWNNHLTRLALIWLVIPILPTLNVNLFFAENLIHDRYLYFSLIGAGLLLGQLLQWLNESLKTKEQLTDTSLRPSVLVIIGVVFLVMMGATIKQNNTWFNEWQFWSATTEKFPENCTANLELGRLSLKNELPDQALYYFEQAKKACPNSLTVNDFLGFLYTSKGDFDLAEPCVRTVVKYAYTTNMQINAHLNLGFILEKKGDKVQAIDYYQKALKLDPNSQKAKELLNNLEKTSN, encoded by the coding sequence ATGCTAGAAAAAATGATTAGAATCTTTCAAGATAATCAAAAATTTTTGCCCATAATACCATTTTTTTTAGCAATTTGTTGTTTTATAAACACTTTAGGGTATGATTTTGTTTACGATGATATTTCTACGATAGTTAGAGCTAGTCCTGTTTTAGAGAATTGGAGTTTGGCAAACCTAAAGCTTATGTTTAGCTCTGATATGTGGGTCTTTTTAACTTCTCATCTTAGTCCAGAAGAGAAGAAAACAATGCTTTATTATCGACCAGTTTATGTTTTAGCATTAAAGCTAGGTTATATGTTTGCAGGGAAAACCCCATGGAAATGGCATCTTATTTGTGTTTTATTTCATTCTATTATTAGTGTAGTTGTTTATCAGCTTATAAATATTTCATTACAAAAAACAAAAATACTTAGTGATAGAATTCAAATAAGCAGATTCTCATTAATCGCCTCAGTAGTTTTCACTATTCATCCAGCACAATCTGAATCGGTTGCATGGATTACTGCTCTAGTAAATTCTCTAGTTGCAATTAAAATCTTTATTTCTTTACTTGCTTATTTATACGCACGTGATTTGCCTATAAAGAGTAAAGGTTTTATTTTCTGGTTATGCTTAAGTTTATTATTCTTTTTTCTTGCTTTACTTGTTAAGGAAGTTGCAGTAATTATACCAGTAATTATATTATTTTACGAACTACTATTATTTAAAAACAAATTATTTTGGAACAAAAAGTTATTTCCTGTGATTATCTCAGGAGTAGGTTTTTTTATAACAACACTTTTTTATATTTTTTTACGGTTTTTATTTGTTAGTGGAAAAAATCTTAGACTTGCTAGTCCAGACTTTCCAGAAATTAATAACCTACCTTTTTATGTAGCTATTTATAGTTTTCCTACAGTAACAGTTAATTACTTAAAAATTTTAATTTACCCATTCAATTTAATTCCTTTTTATCCTGTTTATTATATTTACCAGCCTAATTTATCAACATTTTACCTGCCGTTGCTATTTCTATTAATAATTGCTTTTATTTTATTGTTTATTGCTTGGAATAATCACTTAACAAGGCTTGCCTTAATATGGTTAGTTATACCAATACTTCCAACATTAAATGTTAATTTATTTTTTGCAGAAAATTTAATTCACGATAGATATTTATATTTTTCCCTAATAGGAGCAGGCTTGTTGTTAGGTCAGTTGTTACAATGGCTAAATGAAAGCTTAAAGACTAAGGAACAATTAACGGATACTTCATTACGGCCTTCAGTTCTAGTTATTATAGGAGTTGTCTTTTTAGTAATGATGGGTGCTACTATAAAGCAAAATAATACTTGGTTTAATGAATGGCAATTTTGGAGTGCTACTACAGAGAAATTTCCAGAAAATTGTACTGCTAATTTAGAATTAGGACGCTTAAGTCTTAAAAATGAACTACCTGATCAAGCACTTTATTATTTTGAACAAGCTAAGAAAGCTTGCCCTAATTCCCTAACTGTAAATGACTTTTTGGGTTTTTTATATACTAGTAAAGGGGATTTTGATTTAGCAGAACCCTGTGTACGTACTGTAGTAAAATATGCCTATACTACTAATATGCAAATAAATGCACACTTAAACCTAGGTTTTATTTTGGAGAAAAAAGGGGATAAAGTGCAAGCCATAGATTATTATCAAAAAGCTCTTAAACTAGATCCAAATTCACAAAAAGCTAAAGAACTACTAAATAACTTAGAAAAAACTAGTAATTGA
- a CDS encoding PQQ-binding-like beta-propeller repeat protein: MQNLATSKYSKMLCLLLVFLFLFNIDIFGQGRRRRDRENFRNRQKKEKLKKEIFTKLETLPPAFVFQWQFASRNTTKLPVLVEPESVYLPLDDGRIVSLEASSGQLRWETQPGGKIVSPLIATEENIYISSRPNSSDSNEGILRVINKRTGLTAWTKNFPQAFSNPLVLEEQTIYAASEDNKFYSLDISGNTNWQVDLGSLAKAKPLFADDEIFIGTEAGLMHSLSSETGEVFWRFQAQSALRGTATVNENQVFFGDSLGNIYALERDTGKLLWQVRVGAAVETAPQLTDKFLIVSCFDNFVYGFNAKNGDTAWKVRLTGRLTFDPILNNQQMLVTPLGSDKIFLLATNGKPLGQYKIDNTNVIIAAPTLEAENLFLVTDEGLVAARAQELVPIKEEKKKNKN; the protein is encoded by the coding sequence ATGCAAAATTTAGCGACTTCAAAATATTCTAAAATGCTTTGTCTATTATTAGTTTTTCTATTTTTGTTCAATATTGACATTTTTGGACAAGGCAGACGAAGAAGAGATAGAGAAAATTTTAGAAACCGTCAAAAAAAGGAAAAACTTAAAAAAGAGATTTTTACCAAGCTAGAAACTTTACCACCAGCATTTGTTTTTCAATGGCAATTTGCTAGCCGTAATACTACTAAATTACCTGTTTTAGTAGAACCAGAAAGCGTTTATTTACCTTTGGATGATGGGCGGATAGTATCGCTAGAAGCAAGTAGCGGTCAACTTCGTTGGGAAACTCAACCAGGAGGAAAAATTGTTTCTCCGCTAATTGCCACTGAAGAAAATATTTATATTTCCTCTCGTCCAAACTCTTCTGATAGTAATGAAGGAATTTTAAGAGTTATTAATAAGCGGACTGGTCTAACAGCTTGGACAAAAAATTTTCCTCAAGCTTTTTCTAACCCTTTAGTGCTAGAAGAACAAACAATTTATGCTGCAAGCGAAGACAACAAATTTTACTCGCTAGATATATCAGGAAATACTAATTGGCAAGTTGACTTAGGTTCTTTAGCGAAGGCTAAGCCTTTATTTGCAGATGATGAAATATTTATTGGCACTGAAGCAGGTTTAATGCACAGTTTATCAAGCGAAACAGGCGAAGTTTTTTGGCGTTTTCAAGCTCAAAGTGCTTTACGTGGAACAGCAACAGTTAATGAAAACCAAGTCTTTTTTGGTGATAGCCTGGGCAATATTTATGCTTTAGAGCGTGATACAGGAAAATTACTTTGGCAAGTTCGCGTTGGTGCTGCTGTAGAAACTGCACCTCAACTAACAGATAAGTTTTTAATAGTAAGTTGTTTTGATAATTTTGTTTATGGCTTTAATGCTAAAAACGGTGATACAGCTTGGAAAGTCCGCTTAACTGGCCGTTTAACATTTGATCCAATTCTCAACAATCAACAAATGTTGGTTACTCCTCTTGGTAGCGATAAAATTTTCCTTCTAGCTACTAATGGAAAACCTCTAGGACAATACAAAATAGATAATACTAATGTAATTATTGCTGCACCTACTTTAGAAGCAGAGAATCTATTCTTAGTTACTGATGAAGGTTTGGTTGCTGCTCGCGCCCAAGAACTTGTCCCCATCAAAGAAGAAAAAAAGAAAAATAAAAACTAG
- the rplT gene encoding 50S ribosomal protein L20, protein MPRARRGNKRLQKRKKILSLAKGFYLTKSKLYRQARESVQRALKFAYVGRKIKKRDFRSLWIVRIGAATKAQGLSYSRFMHGLKLSSINLDRKMLADLAVNDLATFTELVSTAKTALTREKEMLEKISAVQGAKTTTKKDGRYSTLRLNK, encoded by the coding sequence ATGCCGCGGGCAAGACGTGGAAATAAACGCTTACAAAAGCGCAAAAAGATTTTATCTTTAGCCAAAGGTTTTTACTTAACTAAAAGCAAGCTCTATCGTCAGGCAAGAGAGTCTGTTCAAAGAGCTTTGAAATTTGCTTATGTAGGCCGAAAGATAAAGAAACGTGATTTTCGTAGTTTATGGATTGTTCGTATCGGTGCTGCTACTAAAGCGCAAGGCTTAAGCTATAGCCGTTTTATGCATGGATTAAAGCTATCAAGTATTAACTTAGACCGTAAAATGTTGGCTGATTTAGCTGTTAATGACTTAGCTACATTTACAGAATTAGTTTCTACAGCTAAAACAGCTTTAACAAGAGAAAAAGAAATGCTTGAAAAGATCTCGGCTGTACAAGGTGCTAAAACTACAACCAAAAAAGATGGCCGTTATAGCACTTTAAGATTAAATAAATAA
- the guaA gene encoding glutamine-hydrolyzing GMP synthase produces the protein MTNKSDIILILDFGSQYTQLIARRVRELNVYCEIIPFNTPIEKIKAKNPKGIVLSGGPASVYEKDAPHCDSQVLKLDIPILGICYGFQLLAFFLGGKVEASKQREYGAAEIIVNETDTKLFANLPNRLQVWMSHGDYVSQLPSGFRAIAQTENALGAAINLENNYYALQFHPEVVHTPEGKQILSNFLDICHCHRDWTMNAFIDETVAEIKAQVGDRHVICGLSGGVDSSVAAALVDRAIGAQLTCLFIDNGLLRKNEFTEVLNLYKENVHLNVIGVAAGERFLSQLEGIIDPELKRKRIGNEFIEVFQSEAKKLGTIDFLVQGTLYPDVIESVSVKGPSAVIKSHHNVGGLPEKMLLKLIEPLRELFKDEVRQLGRELGLPDEIINRQPFPGPGLAVRILGEVTADRVTTLQSADTIVMEEIRRANLYDEIWQAFAVLLPIQSVGVMGDSRTYENAIAIRAVHSQDGMTADWVRMPYDVLHRISSRIISEVKGINRVVYDISSKPPSTIEWE, from the coding sequence GTGACTAATAAATCCGATATTATTTTGATTCTTGACTTTGGTTCGCAGTACACTCAACTAATTGCCCGACGAGTTAGAGAGTTAAATGTTTACTGCGAAATCATACCTTTTAACACGCCAATAGAGAAAATTAAAGCAAAAAATCCTAAAGGAATAGTCCTTTCAGGTGGCCCGGCTTCGGTCTATGAAAAAGATGCTCCTCATTGTGATTCTCAAGTATTAAAACTAGATATTCCTATATTAGGGATTTGCTATGGATTTCAATTACTAGCTTTCTTTCTTGGCGGCAAGGTAGAAGCCTCTAAACAAAGGGAATACGGCGCAGCAGAGATTATTGTTAACGAAACCGACACTAAACTTTTTGCTAATTTACCTAATCGTTTACAAGTTTGGATGAGTCATGGAGATTACGTTAGTCAACTTCCTAGCGGGTTTAGAGCTATAGCACAGACAGAAAACGCGCTTGGTGCTGCTATAAACTTAGAAAATAACTACTATGCCTTACAATTTCATCCTGAAGTAGTTCATACTCCAGAAGGAAAACAAATCTTAAGTAATTTTTTAGATATTTGTCATTGTCATAGAGATTGGACAATGAATGCTTTTATTGATGAAACTGTTGCTGAAATCAAAGCTCAAGTAGGCGATAGACATGTAATTTGTGGGCTTTCTGGTGGGGTTGATTCTTCTGTAGCAGCAGCTTTAGTTGATCGTGCAATTGGCGCACAGTTAACGTGTTTATTTATTGATAATGGGCTACTTAGAAAAAATGAATTTACCGAAGTTCTAAACCTTTATAAAGAAAATGTTCACTTAAATGTTATTGGAGTGGCTGCTGGAGAAAGATTTCTTTCTCAATTAGAAGGGATTATCGATCCAGAATTAAAACGTAAGCGTATAGGAAATGAATTTATTGAAGTTTTCCAGTCAGAAGCTAAAAAGCTAGGAACAATAGATTTTCTTGTTCAAGGCACACTTTACCCAGATGTTATTGAATCTGTATCGGTTAAAGGCCCATCGGCAGTAATTAAATCTCATCATAATGTTGGCGGATTGCCAGAAAAAATGTTATTAAAGCTAATTGAACCACTAAGAGAATTATTTAAGGATGAAGTTAGGCAATTAGGCCGTGAACTAGGGCTTCCAGACGAAATCATTAACCGTCAACCTTTTCCCGGCCCTGGTTTAGCTGTTCGTATCTTAGGCGAAGTTACAGCAGATCGAGTTACTACGCTACAATCAGCAGATACTATTGTGATGGAAGAAATCCGACGAGCAAACCTTTATGATGAGATTTGGCAAGCTTTTGCCGTGTTGCTACCTATTCAAAGTGTAGGCGTAATGGGTGATAGTCGTACTTATGAAAATGCTATTGCTATTCGTGCCGTACATAGCCAAGATGGAATGACGGCTGATTGGGTAAGAATGCCTTATGATGTTCTACATCGTATTTCTAGTAGAATCATTTCAGAAGTAAAAGGTATAAATCGAGTGGTTTATGATATTTCCTCTAAACCCCCTAGTACAATTGAATGGGAATAA
- the rpmI gene encoding 50S ribosomal protein L35 — protein MPKLKTHKGAAKRFRSTASGKFKRGHSHARHILTKKTAKRKRSLDIDVYVSEADQGKIEAMLPYGRK, from the coding sequence ATGCCAAAACTCAAAACACATAAAGGAGCAGCAAAGCGTTTTCGTTCAACTGCTTCTGGAAAATTTAAGCGTGGTCATTCACACGCCCGCCATATTTTGACAAAAAAGACTGCTAAACGTAAGCGTAGCTTAGATATAGATGTTTATGTTTCTGAAGCAGATCAAGGCAAAATCGAAGCAATGCTTCCTTATGGACGCAAATAA
- the pheS gene encoding phenylalanine--tRNA ligase subunit alpha: MKETISELRKQFDKDVETIQEAVDFQRVRDLYFSRKNGHVTLLMKELGKLSPEEKRDAGKLINDFKNYAENQLEEHQNDLKRRAESLALERERIDISIPGHRPNVGSPHPIVRARQKIEDIFVSMGYAVEDGPEIDTTFYNFDALNIPQGHPARESQDTFYVTEQLALRSQTSNVQIHAMQRREPPFRVIAPGKVFRRDTPDPTHNPMFFQVEGLTVGENITMGDLKGTLQTFLEKLFNRAIKLRFRPSYFPFVEPGAETDFSCYLCEGKNTICRVCKGSGCIELGGSGMVHPNVLKACNIDSEKYSGFAFGFGIDRMTAMLYGIDDIRHFFTGDLRFLTQFR; encoded by the coding sequence ATGAAAGAAACTATTTCTGAACTACGCAAACAATTTGACAAGGATGTAGAAACAATTCAGGAAGCAGTAGATTTTCAAAGAGTGCGGGATCTTTATTTTTCTCGCAAAAATGGTCATGTAACTCTACTAATGAAAGAGTTAGGGAAACTATCTCCTGAAGAAAAGCGTGATGCAGGAAAGTTAATTAATGATTTTAAGAATTATGCAGAAAACCAGCTTGAAGAGCATCAAAATGACCTAAAACGTCGGGCAGAAAGCCTAGCTTTAGAACGTGAACGAATAGATATTTCTATTCCTGGTCATCGCCCAAATGTTGGAAGTCCACATCCAATTGTACGCGCCAGGCAAAAAATAGAAGATATATTTGTTTCTATGGGCTATGCAGTAGAAGATGGCCCGGAAATAGACACCACTTTTTATAACTTTGACGCACTTAATATTCCACAAGGACATCCTGCTAGAGAATCTCAAGATACTTTTTATGTCACTGAACAATTAGCCTTACGTTCTCAAACTTCTAATGTCCAAATTCATGCAATGCAACGCCGAGAACCCCCTTTTAGAGTTATTGCACCTGGAAAAGTTTTTCGTCGGGATACTCCAGATCCTACACATAACCCAATGTTTTTTCAGGTAGAAGGCTTAACCGTTGGTGAAAACATTACTATGGGTGACTTAAAAGGTACATTGCAAACCTTTTTAGAAAAGCTTTTTAACCGAGCAATAAAACTTAGGTTTCGCCCTAGCTATTTTCCATTTGTTGAACCAGGTGCAGAAACAGATTTTAGTTGTTATTTATGTGAAGGTAAAAATACTATCTGTCGTGTTTGTAAAGGTTCTGGTTGTATTGAGCTTGGTGGTAGTGGAATGGTGCATCCAAATGTCTTAAAGGCTTGCAATATTGATTCAGAAAAATATTCTGGTTTTGCTTTTGGATTTGGTATTGACAGAATGACAGCAATGCTCTATGGAATTGATGATATTCGCCATTTCTTTACAGGGGATTTACGCTTTTTAACACAATTTCGCTAG
- the thrS gene encoding threonine--tRNA ligase — protein MSNIESPIARTAFEVLKEQDKEIAKRCLVARVNGNLVDLTTPVNPTDTVEAIMPETRDGLEVYRHSSAHLLAAAVLELFPKTKLGIGPALLDDPKGGFFYDFQREERFSPEDLQSIEKKMKELVKQNLPYRRVEIPKAEALEKFNGMGEDLKCELISDKGGDTVSCYTLGNTFIDFCLGPHVNSTSKIKAFKLLSLAGAYWLGDNERPQMQRIYGISFPTQEELDAWLKQREEAERRDHRRLGRELDLFSVQEVYGPGMIFWHPKGGIIRKEIEDFLREQLVKRGYGLVFTPQIAKRELWKISGHEENYADSMFAPMEMDEQHYRIRPMNCPFHIGIYKSTQRSYRELPLRYAEFGTVYRYELAGALHGLLRVRGFTQDDAHLFCTPQTICQEVRACIDFTRHVYETFGFSKYKVELSVRGDETNKKYIGSEENWKLAEDTLVEALAAENLPYERIEGEAAFYGPKIDFKVVDAIGRMWQLSTIQVDFNLPERFNMEYIGSDNQPHRPIMLHRALLGSVERFFGILIEHFEGKFPFWLSPLQVRVLPITDRQNEYAQMVLNKLQAAGIRADGDFAGEKVGAKIRNAQLERVCFMLVIGDREAQANQVAVRERGRGDIGAISIDEFISRASKLITSRTLTNDEF, from the coding sequence ATGAGTAACATAGAATCACCTATCGCTCGTACTGCTTTTGAAGTATTAAAAGAGCAAGACAAAGAAATAGCTAAACGCTGTTTAGTTGCACGTGTCAACGGAAACCTAGTTGACCTTACTACTCCTGTTAATCCAACCGATACAGTAGAAGCTATCATGCCGGAAACCCGCGACGGTTTAGAAGTTTATCGGCATTCTAGCGCACATTTACTTGCCGCTGCTGTACTTGAGCTATTTCCCAAAACTAAATTGGGTATCGGCCCTGCCTTATTAGATGACCCTAAGGGCGGGTTTTTTTATGATTTTCAACGAGAAGAACGCTTTAGTCCAGAAGATCTTCAATCAATAGAAAAGAAGATGAAAGAGTTAGTGAAGCAAAATCTTCCTTATCGCCGTGTAGAAATCCCTAAAGCAGAAGCCTTAGAAAAGTTTAATGGTATGGGCGAAGACCTTAAATGTGAGCTAATTTCAGATAAAGGTGGAGATACTGTTAGCTGCTATACATTAGGCAATACTTTTATTGATTTTTGCTTAGGCCCTCATGTTAATTCTACAAGCAAAATTAAAGCTTTTAAGTTGCTTTCTTTGGCAGGTGCTTATTGGTTAGGTGATAATGAACGCCCACAAATGCAACGTATTTATGGGATTTCTTTTCCAACACAAGAAGAACTAGACGCTTGGTTAAAACAACGTGAAGAAGCTGAACGCCGTGACCATCGCCGGTTAGGTCGGGAGCTAGATTTATTTAGTGTCCAAGAAGTTTATGGCCCAGGCATGATTTTTTGGCATCCAAAGGGCGGTATAATTCGCAAAGAAATAGAAGATTTTTTACGCGAACAGTTAGTAAAACGTGGCTATGGACTAGTTTTTACCCCCCAAATAGCTAAACGTGAGTTATGGAAAATCTCCGGGCATGAAGAAAATTATGCAGATTCAATGTTTGCTCCAATGGAAATGGATGAACAACACTATCGTATCCGCCCAATGAATTGCCCTTTTCACATTGGAATTTATAAATCTACACAACGCTCTTACCGGGAACTTCCACTTCGCTATGCTGAATTTGGTACAGTCTACCGCTATGAATTAGCAGGAGCTTTACACGGTCTTTTACGTGTTAGGGGCTTTACACAAGACGATGCACATCTTTTTTGTACACCACAAACTATTTGCCAAGAAGTCCGTGCTTGTATTGATTTTACACGCCATGTTTATGAAACTTTTGGCTTTAGCAAATATAAAGTAGAACTTTCTGTTCGTGGCGATGAAACAAATAAAAAATATATTGGTAGCGAAGAAAATTGGAAATTAGCTGAAGATACTTTGGTAGAAGCTCTTGCAGCAGAAAACTTACCTTATGAACGTATAGAAGGCGAAGCCGCTTTTTATGGGCCAAAAATTGACTTTAAAGTAGTCGATGCTATTGGTCGTATGTGGCAGCTTTCTACTATTCAAGTAGATTTTAACTTACCAGAACGCTTTAATATGGAATATATTGGGTCAGATAACCAACCACATCGCCCAATTATGTTACATCGTGCTTTACTAGGTAGCGTTGAACGCTTTTTTGGAATTTTAATAGAACATTTTGAAGGAAAATTTCCATTCTGGCTTTCCCCTCTGCAAGTTAGAGTTTTACCAATTACAGATAGACAAAATGAATATGCTCAAATGGTTCTAAATAAGTTGCAAGCGGCTGGAATACGTGCAGATGGTGATTTTGCTGGTGAAAAAGTTGGGGCAAAGATTCGTAATGCTCAACTAGAACGAGTTTGTTTTATGTTAGTAATTGGTGATCGAGAAGCCCAGGCTAACCAAGTAGCCGTGCGCGAACGTGGTCGAGGTGATATTGGAGCCATAAGCATAGACGAATTTATTAGTCGTGCTAGCAAGTTAATTACTAGCCGCACACTTACTAATGACGAATTTTAA